A stretch of Vigna angularis cultivar LongXiaoDou No.4 chromosome 4, ASM1680809v1, whole genome shotgun sequence DNA encodes these proteins:
- the LOC108321837 gene encoding uncharacterized protein LOC108321837: protein MAQPPPRERTFREMAAPDFDIESLCIQYPDEDVPFVLNTGLIHLLPKFHGLAGESPHKHLKEFHIVCSSMKPHGVPEEHIFFKAFPHSLENVAKDWLYGLAPRSVTSWDDLKRLFLDKFFPASRTTAIRKDITGIRQLGGENLYEYWERFKTLCASCPHHQIPEQLLIQYFYEGLNNMDRGMIDAASGGALGDTTPVEARQLIEKMASNSQQFSARNDAIVVRGVHDIVAQSLSAIESKLESKIDSLAKLVTQWTTNQRSAAPSASVARLCAICPSNDHYTDACPSLQHPTASDAPQAYATNIYNNRHPQQQNHDLSSNRYNPGWRNHPNLRWNNAPQHQQAPPFQNAGAPNIYVPPPMQQHQRQQQQQETPAQPAAQPSTSSEPSLEELVRQMTMQNLQFQKDNMQFQRETRASIQSLTNQMSQMATQINQAQSQNSDKLLSQTVQNPRNVSSITLRSGKQIVVPSEPASTPTPVPATCPREDDHDGPRRTFEVGGSSSPAGGSSSGGSSPFSTTTAVAPSPLVDRPIPLPFPSRALPSKKMEEVDKEILETFRKVEVNIPLLDAIKQIPKYAKFLNELCTHKRKMKGNERINMGRNVSALIGKSVPHVPEKCKDPGIFCIPCMIGNNKFENAMLDLGASINVMPLSIYKSLSLGHLQTTGVVIQLANRSVTHPTGFIEDVLVRVGELIFPADFYVLEMEEGFSHGSAPVILGRPFLKTARTKIDVYAGTLSMEFADIVIHFNILDVMKFPAEDHSLFRIDALDDIIDEFVVDDFHSVHEKKHSFLSSLHSCIESGFESGFENDVDNVVDFDEDCDVQDIDAMHDIDDVDISVMDIDLDSDEMSVLPLLVHSLESECNNHVAGSTLESDLQAPTPELKQLSDNLKYAYLEDDEKKPVIISTSLDSVQEEKLLGVLRKHKKAIGWSLADIPGISPSTCMHRILLEDEAKPVKQSQRRKNPVIMDVIKKEVTKLLQAGIIYPISDSQWVSPIHVVPKKTGLTVVKNEKDELIPTRVQNSWRVCIDYRRLNQATRKDHFPLPFIDQMLERLTGKSHYCFLDGFSCYFQINIALEDQEKTTFTCPFGTFAYRRMPFGLCNAPGTFQLCMLSIFSDFLESCLEVFMDDFIVYGSFFDACLDSLEKVLKRCIETNLVLNFEKCHFMVEQGLVLGHIISEKGIEVDPAKIFVISQLPYPSCVREVRSFLGHAGFYRRFIKAFSKKALPLSRLLQKDIDFAFDDRCKQAFDCLKEAFTTTPIIQAPDWTVPFELMCDASNYALGAVLTQKIDKLPRVIYYASRTLDVAQANYTTTEKELLAIVFAFDKFRSYLLGSPVIVYTDHAALKFLLKKTESKPRLIRWMLLLQEFDLQIKDRSGAQNLVADHLSRIERVGNEVDVLPIHDNFPDESLLMISSSHPTPWFAHIVNFLVASVFPPLASRAQIAKIKSDAKYYIWDDPYLWKLCSDQVTKRCILDHEIDSVLQFCHASSPGGHLGIQRTARRVLDCGFYWPSIFKDAERICSTCEPCQKAGGSISQRQEMPQQPMLFCEVFDVWGIDFMGPFPVSFGFSYILLAVDYVSKWVEAKATRTNDARVVVDFVISHLFCRFGVPRAIVSDQGTHFCNRSMQGLLKKYGVTHRVSTRYHPQTNGQAEISNREIKRILEKIVQPNRKYWSNRLDDDLWTHRTAYKAPIGMSLYRVVFGKACHLPVEIEHRAYWAVKSCNFSMDQAGEERKLQLNGLDEIRLAAYENSKFYKERTKRFHDSSIVRKDFEVGQQVLLYNSRLGLMGGKLTSKWTGPFVVTNVYPYGAVEIQGPSAAKSFKVNGHRLKPFLNNPSLLDVVVEETSLVHPTYPPI from the coding sequence atggcacaaCCTCCACCTCGTGAGAGGACTTTTAGGGAGATGGCTGCACCTGATTTCGATATTGAAAGCTTGTGCATCCAATATCCTGATGAGGACGTTCCATTTGTTCTCAACACTGGACTGATCCATTTGTTGCCCAAGTTTCATGGTCTTGCAGGTGAAAGTCCACATAAGCATTTGAAGGAATTCCACATTGTCTGTTCCAGTATGAAACCACATGGTGTTCCTGAAGAGCACATCTTCTTCAAGGCATTCCCTCATTCATTGGAAAATGTTGCTAAGGATTGGTTGTATGGTTTGGCACCTAGATCCGTCACTAGCTGGGATGATTTGAAGAGGCTGTTCTTGGATAAATTTTTCCCAGCATCCCGGACCACAGCTATCAGAAAAGACATAACTGGGATTAGGCAGCTTGGTGGAGAGAACCTGTATGAGtattgggagagattcaagACACTTTGTGCTAGCTGCCCCCACCATCAGATACCTGAACAACTCCTTATCCAGTATTTCTATGAGGGTTTGAACAACATGGATCGGGGTATGATTGATGCTGCCAGTGGTGGAGCTCTTGGAGACACCACACCTGTTGAGGCCAGGCAATTGATTGAGAAGATGGCCTCCAACTCCCAGCAGTTTAGCGCCAGGAATGATGCCATTGTGGTGAGGGGCGTACATGATATTGTTGCCCAGTCTTTATCAGCTATTGAGAGCAAGTTGGAAAGCAAGATTGACTCTCTTGCGAAGTTGGTGACACAGTGGACTACCAATCAGAGATCTGCAGCtccatctgcatctgttgcacgacTATGTGCTATTTGTCCTTCCAATGACCATTATACAGATGCATGTCCTTCTTTGCAGCACCCTACTGCCTCTGATGCGCCTCAGGCTTATGCTACGAATATCTATAACAATAGGCATCCACAACAGCAAAATCATGACTTGTCCAGCAACAGGTACAACCCAGGGTGGAGGAATCACCCCAATCTTAGATGGAACAATGCGCCACAGCATCAGCAGGCGCCACCTTTCCAGAATGCTGGAGCACCTAACATATATGTGCCTCCACCTATGCAACAACACCAGaggcaacaacaacaacaagagaCACCTGCCCAACCAGCTGCCCAACCTTCCACTTCGTCTGAACCTTCATTGGAAGAGTTGGTGAGACAGATGACTATGCAAAACCTGCAGTTTCAGAAAGATAACATGCAATTCCAGCGGGAGACTAGAGCTTCCATACAGAGTCTCACTAACCAGATGAGTCAGATGGCGACTCAGATAAACCAGGCGCAGTCTCAGAATTCTGATAAGTTACTATCCCAGACTGTGCAGAATCCAAGGAATGTGAGTTCCATAACCCTCAGATCAGGGAAGCAGATTGTTGTACCTTCAGAGCCCGCTTCTACACCTACACCCGTGCCTGCCACTTGTCCTAGAGAGGACGACCATGACGGTCCACGCAGGACATTTGAGGTGGGTGGATCTTCTTCTCCAGCCGGTGGTTCTTCTTCAGGAGGATCTTCTCCTTTTTCCACCACCACCGCTGTCGCACCTTCTCCATTGGTTGACCGACCTATCCCTCTACCATTCCCTTCACGGGCACTTCCTAGCAAAAAGATGGAAGAGGTGGATAAAGAAATTCTGGAGACCTTTAGGAAGGTAGAGGTGAACATACCTCTACTCGATGCCATCAAGCAGATACCGAAGTATGCCAAATTCTTGAATGAGCTGTGCACAcacaagaggaagatgaagggaAATGAGAGGATTAACATGGGAAGGAATGTATCTGCGCTTATTGGTAAGTCGGTTCCGCATGTTCCTGAAAAGTGCAAGGACCCAGGTATATTTTGCATTCCTTGTATGATTGGAAACAATAAATTTGAGAATGCCATGCTTGATTTGGGTGCTTCTATTAATGTCATGCCTTTGTCCATATATAAATCTTTGTCTCTGGGTCATTTGCAAACTACGGGTGTGGTCATTCAGTTGGCTAATAGGAGTGTTACCCACCCAACAGGTTTCATAGAAGATGTCTTGGTTAGGGTTGGTGAATTGATTTTTCCTGctgacttttatgttttggaaatggaGGAGGGATTCTCTCATGGATCCGCTCCCGTTATCTTAGGCAGGCCATTCTTGAAAACTGCCCGAACTAAGATTGATGTGTATGCTGGAACTTTGTCTATGGAATTTGCTGATAttgttattcattttaatatccTTGATGTAATGAAATTTCCAGCTGAGGACCATTCTCTATTTAGGATCGATGCATTGGATGAcattattgatgaatttgttGTTGACGACTTTCATTCTGTGCATGAGAAGAAGCattcttttctatcttctttGCATTCATGCATTGAATCTGGATTCGAATCAGGATTTGAGAATGATGTTGATAATGTTGTGGATTTTGATGAGGATTGTGATGTCCAGGATATTGATGCTATGCATGATATTGATGATGTTGACATATCTGTGATGGACATTGATTTGGATTCTGATGAGATGAGTGTTTTGCCTTTACTTGTACACTCTTTAGAGTCAGAATGCAATAACCACGTTGCAGGAAGTACACTTGAATCTGACTTGCAGGCACCCACTCCTGAGTTGAAACAACTTTCAGATAACCTCAAGTATGCTTACTTGGAGGATGATGAGAAGAAACCGGTGATCATTTCTACCTCCCTTGATTCTGTTCAAGAGGAGAAGTTGCTTGGTGTGCTGAGGAAGCACAAGAAAGCCATTGGTTGGAGTTTGGCTGACATACCTGGTATTAGCCCATCCACATGCATGCATAGAATTCTTTTGGAAGATGAGGCAAAGCCAGTGAAACAGTCGCAAAGAAGGAAAAACCCCGTGATCATGGACGTCATCAAGAAGGAGGTGACCAAGCTTTTGCAGGCTGGGATCATCTACCCTATTTCAGACAGTCAGTGGGTGAGCCCCATCCATGTTGTGCCCAAGAAAACTGGCCTCACTGTGGTGAAGAATGAGAAGGATGAACTTATCCCAACTAGAGTGCAGAACAGCTGGAGAGTCTGCATTGACTATAGGAGGCTCAACCAAGCAACcaggaaagatcattttcctctgCCATTCATTGATCAGATGCTGGAGCGCCTGACAGGTAAATctcattattgttttcttgatggtttttcttgttactttcaaataaatattgcgCTTGAGGATCAAGAGAAAACCACATTCACCTGCCCCTTTGGCACTTTTGCCTATAGGAGGATGCCCTTTGGTCTATGCAACGCCCCTGGTACCTTCCAACTGTGCATGCTTAGTATTTTTAGCGACTTTCTTGAGAGTTGCCTAGAGGTGTTTATGGATGATTTTATTGTGTATGGATCCTTTTTTGATGCATGTTTAGACAGTCtggaaaaagttttgaaaagatgcATAGAAACAAATCTTGTTCTCAATTTTGAGAAATGTCACTTCATGGTTGAACAAGGTTTGGTTCTAGGGCATATCATTTCTGAAAAGGGAATAGAGGTAGACCCTGCTAAGATATTTGTGATTTCGCAGTTGCCTTACCCCTCTTGCGTGCGAGAGGTGCGATCTTTCCTTGGACATGCAGGTTTCTACAGGCGCTTTATCAAAGCTTTCAGCAAGAAGGCGCTCCCCTTGTCCAGACTGCTGCAGAAGGATATTGACTTTGCTTTTGATGACAGGTGCAAGCAGGCGTTTGATTGCCTAAAGGAAGCTTTTACCACCACCCCTATCATTCAGGCACCAGATTGGACAGTCCCATTTGAGCTCATGTGTGATGCGTCTAATTATGCATTGGGGGCTGTCTTGACACAGAAAATTGACAAGCTGCCGAGAGTGATCTACTACGCTTCACGCACTTTGGATGTTGCCCAAGCAAATTATACCACCACTGAAAAAGAGTTGTTGGCAATTGTTTTTGCCTTTGATAAGTTCAGGTCATATTTGCTTGGATCACCTGTTATTGTGTATACTGACCATGCAGCTCTAAAGTTTCTGTTGAAAAAGACTGAGTCAAAGCCTAGATTAATCAGGTGGATGCTATTGCTCCAAGAGTTTGACTTGCAGATTAAAGACCGGAGTGGAGCACAGAATTTGGTTGCAGACCACCTCAGTCGGATTGAGAGAGTTGGGAATGAAGTTGATGTGTTACCCATCCATGATAACTTTCCTGATGAGAGTTTGTTGatgatttcttcttctcacCCCACTCCTTGGTTTGCACACATTGTAAATTTTTTGGTTGCTTCTGTTTTTCCTCCCTTAGCATCACGTGCTCAGATTGCTAAAATTAAGAGTGATGCTAAGTATTATATTTGGGATGACCCATATCTGTGGAAGTTGTGCAGTGACCAGGTTACTAAGAGATGCATTTTGGACCATGAGATTGACTCGGTCCTGCAATTTTGTCATGCCTCCTCACCTGGTGGTCATCTGGGGATACAGAGAACAGCTCGCAGGGTGCTTGACTGTGGTTTCTATTGGCCTTCTATCTTCAAAGATGCGGAGAGGATTTGCAGCACCTGTGAGCCTTGTCAGAAAGCAGGAGGATCAATTTCACAGAGACAAGAGATGCCTCAACAGCCTATGCTGTTCTGTGAGGTGTTTGATGTCTGGGGTATAGATTTCATGGGTCCTTTTCCTGTTTCTTTTGGTTTCTCTTATATTCTCCTTGCTGTGGATTATGTTTCAAAATGGGTGGAAGCTAAAGCCACCAGGACTAATGATGCTAGGGTTGTGGTAGATTTTGTTATATCTCACCTCTTTTGCAGGTTTGGCGTGCCTAGAGCAATTGTTAGTGATCAGGGAACCCATTTTTGCAACAGATCAATGCAAGGTTTGCTCAAGAAATATGGGGTGACACACAGAGTTTCTACACGTTACCACCCCCAAACAAATGGGCAGGCTGAGATCTCCAATAGGGAGATTAAGAGGATTTTGGAAAAGATTGTCCAGCCTAACAGGAAATATTGGAGTAATAGGTTGGACGATGATCTTTGGACCCACAGGACTGCCTACAAAGCACCAATAGGGATGTCTCTTTACAGGGTTGTCTTTGGAAAAGCATGTCATCTACCGGTTGAGATTGAGCATCGGGCATACTGGGCTGTGAAGTCTTGCAACTTCTCCATGGACCAAGCTGGAGAGGAAAGAAAGTTGCAACTGAATGGATTGGATGAGATCCGATTGGCAGCCTATGAGAACTCGAAGTTCTACAAGGAAAGGACTAAGAGGTTCCATGATAGCTCCATCGTTAGAAAAGACTTCGAGGTTGGCCAACAGGTTTTGTTGTATAACTCTAGACTCGGCCTCATGGGTGGTAAGTTGACATCAAAGTGGACTGGACCTTTTGTTGTGACTAATGTTTATCCTTATGGTGCAGTAGAGATCCAAGGTCCATCTGCAGCTAAAAGCTTCAAGGTGAACGGGCATAGACTGAAGCCTTTCCTCAACAATCCTTCTTTGTTGGATGTAGTGGTGGAGGAGACGTCTTTGGTCCACCCCACCTACCCTCCCATCTGA